A window of Castor canadensis chromosome 10, mCasCan1.hap1v2, whole genome shotgun sequence contains these coding sequences:
- the LOC109690302 gene encoding gastricsin-like, with protein MKWIVVALLCLPLLEAAISRIPLRKVKSIRQTLKENGLLEEFLKTHKYDPAQKYRANNFGDFSVLHEPVAYMDATYFGEISIGTPPQNFLVLFDTGSSNLWVPSIYCKSLACYLHPRYNPSKSSTYHTDKKTFSLQYGTGSLTGFFGYDTLTVQNIKVPNQEFGLSEKEPGLTFLIAKFDGIMGLAYPSLSVGGATTALQGMLNEGALSSPLFSVYLGSNEGSEDGGEIIFGGVDNSLYKGDIHWASVTQKLYWQIEIEEFLVSDQASGVCSEGCQGIVDTGTSLLTVPESYLSTLMQAIGAEGNLLGEYFVSCDSIDSLPTLNFIINGVQFPLEPSAYIISDDGYCMVGIESIDISLNDQPTWILGDVFLRSYYAIFDVGNNRVGFATAV; from the exons ATGAAGTGGATAGTGGTGGCCTTGCTCTGCCTCCCACTCTTGGAGGCAGCAATATCCAG AATCCCCCTGAGGAAAGTCAAGTCTATCCGTCAGACCCTGAAGGAAAACGGTTTGCTAGAGGAGTTCCTGAAGACCCACAAGTATGACCCTGCTCAGAAGTACCGTGCCAACAACTTTGGTGACTTCAGTGTGCTGCACGAGCCAGTGGCTTACATGGAT GCTACTTACTTTGGTGAGATCAGCATCGGGACTCCACCCCAGAACTTCCTGGTCCTTTTCGACACTGGCTCCTCCAACCTGTGGGTGCCCTCAATCTACTGCAAGAGCCTAGCCTGCT ACTTACATCCCCGCTACAACCCCAGCAAGTCCTCCACCTACCACACCGATAAGAAGACCTTCTCTCTGCAGTATGGCACCGGTAGCCTCACTGGCTTTTTTGGCTATGACACTCTGACT GTCCAGAACATCAAGGTCCCCAACCAGGAGTTTGGCCTAAGTGAGAAAGAGCCAGGTCTTACTTTTCTCATTGCAAAGTTCGATGGCATCATGGGCCTGGCCTATCCCAGCCTGTCCGTTGGGGGCGCCACTACCGCCTTGCAGGGCATGCTGAATGAGGGTGCTCTCTCCAGTCCTCTCTTCAGTGTCTACCTTGGCAG CAACGAAGGCTCTGAGGATGGGGGAGAAATCATCTTCGGGGGTGTGGACAACAGCCTGTACAAAGGGGACATCCACTGGGCCTCTGTCACCCAGAAACTTTACTGGCAGATTGAAATTGAGGA GTTCCTTGTTAGTGACCAGGCCTCTGGCGTGTGTTCCGAGGGCTGCCAAGGCATTGTGGACACAGGCACCTCTCTGCTCACCGTGCCCGAGAGTTACCTGAGTACCCTTATGCAGGCCATAGGGGCCGAGGGGAACCTGTTGGGAGAG TATTTTGTGAGCTGTGACAGCATCGACAGCCTGCCCACACTCAACTTCATCATCAATGGTGTGCAGTTCCCTCTGGAGCCCTCTGCCTACATCATTAGT GATGATGGCTACTGCATGGTTGGAATCGAGTCCATTGACATCAGCTTAAATGATCAGCCCACTTGGATCCTTGGAGATGTTTTCCTCAGGTCCTACTATGCCATCTTTGACGTGGGCAACAACAGGGTTGGCTTTGCCACTGCCGTCTAG